The genomic stretch CAGATCAGCTCAATGAGCCGAGAAGAATTAGATAAAATAAAAGAATCCCTGGTTCCCTATATGAAGAAAGCATACCATGAGCATGGAGTGGAAATGTTATTCTTTATGCTGACCAATATCATGGACGGTTCCACTGAGTTTTTATTTCAGGGGGCGGGCGCCAAGGAACTTTTGATTAATACGTTTCATTTTAACAAAGATGCAAGTGTATTCTACCTGGAAAATGTAGTGTCCAGAAAGAAGCAGGTAATACCTGCTCTTATGCTGGCGCTCCAGGAGAATTAATCCTGAATCTTAAACTGGAGGGTGACAGGAGCCTTAAGGTTCTTGCCTCCTTTGGATTTCACATTTTTACTAATGGTAAGTATATAGGACTGATTCTGCGTATAGGCTTCTAAAGGTTCTATTTCGATGTACTGATTCACAGTGTCATAACGGATGTAGGTCTTAAGAGGCATTTGATTTAAATTAGTCACATAGAGATTCTTATTATTAACAGTTGCCGGATCCAAAGGTGCAGAAAATTTAATGCGCCATACGAATTTACCGGTCTTAAACTTTAAGGATTGTTTCACTTTATCTGAAACTCCTTGTGTAACGGATTCTATTTGAATTAAATTATCAGGCATATGAAAACCTCCTTAGCCCTTCCAGACTGGTATGCGGTAAATACCATAACGATTAGTCAGGAGCAGTCTGCTGTTCATGAACAGCAGAATTTTTATGTGTTATTCTAGCTTAATTATATAATAAAACCAGACCAAAAAAAAGTATTATTATGCCGAATTTTTGAATATAGGTCAGAAGACCAGGTGGCATAGTATGCAGTACCGCAAGTAATTGCGATATGGCGGAGGTCAACAACAGACTCAGGAATATCGAATGGAAGATTTGGTATTCGCAAATGGAGGTTAGTGTGAACAAAGAATTATGGAAACCCGGAAATATGCTCTACCCCCTGCCGGCGGTTATGGTAGGCCTAAAGAGTA from Anaerocolumna sp. AGMB13020 encodes the following:
- a CDS encoding Ig-like domain-containing protein, whose product is MPDNLIQIESVTQGVSDKVKQSLKFKTGKFVWRIKFSAPLDPATVNNKNLYVTNLNQMPLKTYIRYDTVNQYIEIEPLEAYTQNQSYILTISKNVKSKGGKNLKAPVTLQFKIQD